Proteins encoded in a region of the Coffea eugenioides isolate CCC68of unplaced genomic scaffold, Ceug_1.0 ScVebR1_613;HRSCAF=1318, whole genome shotgun sequence genome:
- the LOC113758631 gene encoding uncharacterized protein LOC113758631, which translates to MKNFMVSMNAQYTAFVRSLQSDRGILGISPDNTERQPVQRPQRNLELGLSSQGERNFLPVGTLKVEFPKFDGSNPREWVRRCEKFFRLCRIPDSQHMDLVELHLDGKASIWEDDVIEEFNKFHQTFTVIAYQEKFEELRAAVMLKVPGLTESYYISSFLSGLKEEIKFVVKIHKPATLQSAFEKARWQEHYLQVMAKQPRMATKPTPVTETIQKKPAHQMFDSSNNKTTPQGSRRITPTEFQYRKDHNLCYKCGEKFSPGHVCRNKGIHLLLADEGEAQVEEVADEEDEVIEYQGNKYGRDITLSLHSVSGQLSSSTIKMLGYYGDQEVSILLDGAVKNHKPFKVRIADGKELVCEQWIPGMKWMMQGHHFTHNVYVLDLEPYDLILGVDWMKCYSPMTFDFQKLSLSFEKEGEMVLLQGDSHSAKMLMKQGVSAQKYCRNKIRTALQHSCMIRVQNSQVTTVSKTLTQLLAQYDGIFAAPTTLPPNHSLNHQIPLKPDAKPFKISPYKYPHRQKTEIERQVKEMLATDIIQTSHSLFTSPALLVKKKDGTWRLCIDYRQLNSLTIKDKFPIPIIDDLLDELHGAKIFSKVDLRSGYHQIRMHPSDIPKTAFRTHSGLYEYLVMPFGLTNAPATFQALMNSVFEPFIRKFVLVFFDDILVYSPDFDSHLKHLSLVLDTLRNHFLYAKMSECSFGQDRVEYLGHIVTGEGVSADPAKVEAMLSWPSPTTVKGLRGFLGLTGYYRRFVKGYGKIAKPLTNLLKKDDFGWDEQAEQAFQELKHAMTQAPVLALPDFFRTFVLETDASQKTIGAVLMQQGRPIAFMSQALGPKNQTLSIYEKELLSLITAVGKWRHYLLGTHFIIKTDHESLKYLLEQKITTPLQQK; encoded by the exons AtgaaaaatttcatggtttCCATGAATGCTCAATACACCGCTTTTGTGAGAAGCTTGCAAAGCGACCGAGGGATCTTAGGAATTTCACCAGACAATACGGAGAGGCAACCTGTCCAAAGGCCTCAGAGAAACTTGGAGTTGGGGCTATCCAGTCAAGGAGAGAGGAATTTCCTACCTGTAGGGACTCTTAAGGTGGAATTTCCCAAATTTGATGGCTCTAACCCCAGAGAATGGGTTAGGAGATGTGAGAAGTTTTTCCGTTTATGTCGCATTCCAGATTCGCAGCATATGGATTTAGTGGAATTGCATCTGGATGGGAAAGCTAGTATCTG GGAGGATGATGTTATAGAGGAGTTTAACAAGTTTCATCAAACTTTCACGGTAATCGCCTACCAAGAAAAGTTTGAAGAGCTGCGAGCTGCCGTGATGCTCAAGGTCCCTGGTCTTACTGAATCGTATTACATCTCCAGTTTCCTAAGTGGACTAAAGGAGGAGATTAAGTTTGTGGTCAAGATCCACAAGCCTGCAACCTTGCAATCAGCATTTGAGAAGGCGAGATGGCAGGAGCATTATTTACAGGTTATGGCTAAGCAACCTAGGATGGCTACAAAACCAACTCCAGTTACGGAGACAATACAGAAGAAGCCTGCACATCAGATGTTTGATAGCAGCAACAACAAAACTACTCCCCAAGGCTCTAGGAGGATTACCCCCACCGAGTTCCAGTACAGGAAGGATCACAATTTATGTTACAAATGTGGAGAGAAGTTCTCCCCTGGGCATGTTTGCAGGAATAAGGGAATTCATTTGCTGCTAGCAGATGAGGGCGAGGCTCAAGTAGAGGAAGTAGCAGATGAAGAGGATGAGGTCATTGAGTATCAAGGCAACAAGTATGGCAGGGATATTACACTATCCCTCCACTCAGTTTCTGGCCAATTGTCTTCCAGTACCATTAAGATGTTGGGATATTATGGTGATCAAGAGGTGTCAATCCTGCTGGATGGAG CTGTTAAGAATCATAAACCTTTTAAAGTCAGAATTGCTGATGGGAAAGAATTAGTTTGTGAGCAATGGATTCCTGGTATGAAGTGGATGATGCAAGGCCATCATTTTACTCACAATGTGTATGTACTAGACTTGGAACCGTACGACCTGATTTTGGGGGTTGACTGGATGAAGTGTTATAGCCCCATGACTTTTGACTTTCAAAAGTTGTCATTATCATTTGAGAAGGAGGGTGAAATGGTGTTACTACAAGGGGATTCCCACTCTGCCAAGATGTTGATGAAGCAAGGAGTATCAGCCCAGAAGTATTgcagaaacaaaatcagaacAGCCTTGCAACACTCTTGCATGATACGAGTACAAAACTCACAGGTAACTACTGTGTCCAAAACACTCACTCAATTACTTGCTCAATATGATGGCATATTTGCTGCACCTACAACTTTACCCCCCAACCATAGCCTCAATCATCAAATACCTTTGAAACCTGATGCTAAACCTTTCAAGATTAGCCCCTATAAGTATCCCCACAGGCAAAAAACAGAAATAGAAAGGCAAGTCAAGGAAATGTTGGCCACTGATATCATCCAAACCAGCCATAGTCTTTTTACATCCCCAGCCTTACTAGTTAAAAAGAAGGATGGCACTTGGAGGTTATGCATTGACTATAGACAACTTAACAGCCTCACTATCAAAGACAAGTTTCCCATCCCGATCATTGATGACCTCCTTGATGAACTGCATggtgccaaaattttttcaaaagttgattTGAGGTCAGGGTACCATCAGATAAGAATGCACCCATCTGATATCCCAAAAACAGCTTTCAGAACCCACTCTGGCCTCTATGAATACTTAGTGATGCCATTTGGCCTCACTAATGCACCAGCAACCTTCCAGGCTCTAATGAACTCGGTATTTGAACCTTTTATTCGAAAATTTGTGCTAGTGTTCTTTGATGACATTCTAGTTTACAGCCCGGATTTTGACTCCCATCTCAAACACCTCTCCCTTGTTCTTGACACCCTCAGAAATCACTTCTTATATGCAAAAATGTCTGAGTGTTCATTTGGGCAAGATAGAGTAGAGTACTTGGGGCATATAGTTACTGGTGAGGGAGTCTCTGCTGATCCTGCAAAAGTGGAAGCTATGCTGTCCTGGCCATCTCCCACCACTGTTAAAGGTTTAAGGGGGTTTTTGGGACTGACAGGTTACTACAGGAGATTTGTGAAGGGATATGGGAAGATAGCTAAACCTTTAACTAATCTGCTAAAGAAGGATGATTTTGGGTGGGATGAACAAGCTGAGCAAGCTTTCCAAGAACTCAAACATGCTATGACTCAAGCTCCTGTACTAGCACTACCTGATTTCTTTAGAACATTTGTATTGGAAACCGATGCTAGCCAAAAGACCATTGGAGCAGTTTTGATGCAGCAAGGTAGGCCTATTGCTTTCATGAGTCAGGCACTTGGACCCAAAAATCAAACACTGTCCATATATGAAAAGGAATTATTGTCATTGATTACTGCAGTAgggaaatggagacactacttgCTAGGAACTCACTTCATAATCAAAACTGATCATGAAAGTTTGAAATACTTACTGGAACAAAAAATCACTACACCTCTCCAGCAAAAATAG